The Methanobacterium formicicum genome segment AATCCTAAAATAGTCTGATTTTAGCAGGCACGAAATTTCGCCTATTTGGCCTAATTCATCCTATTCTTTACTCTTTCATGGTACTTAAATTGTCGGTGTTTAATTAGGGGTTTCCTTTATATGGTAAGACGACATTCTCTAATGAATTTTTATAGTTTTATACTGAAAATCTATTTATAATATTTAAAATAGGGCTGTTTTAATAAGAAATAGATGCTCAAAGATTCATAGAATGCTCGTTATCTCTTTATTCTATTAAAGTAACTTGAAATAATTTTATTAAAATCCAAAAATTTGTTCAAAAAACGACTGTAAAAGAGTAATTTTTATAAGAAAAAGAGTTATTTAAATAACTAAAATGGAATTTAATAGGTAGAAATTATAATATTCCACTTATAGGTGCTTTTTCAATCCCCAATACTTGTCTTTTAAATGCTTTCTCGCTTCTCACTGTAAATATTATTACAGAATCTTCATTCTTGTTTATGATATCCTTTAAACCCTTCTTAATTATTTCCAGTTCACTTAATGTAATGTCTCCCTCAAATACAGAGTTTTGTATCCAGTTAAGGTGTTTCCTAAGGTATCCTTTGACTTTATTGACTCTTTCCACCTTAATATCATAAACTATAATAGCATACATAATCTACCACCACATCACAAAGGGTTTGTACTCCTCCGTACCTATCAAATGTTTAATTAGTTTATAAGCCTCTAATCTTATTAATCGGCGGTATGAAACTTTCCTATTAAGTTTACGATGTTTAATGGTTTTTTTCAGGCGTTCATCATATTCTTGGATGAATTTCTTCCTTCCCTGATCATTTAAAAGACAGTAATTGAGGTCACGCTCAAAATCTTTCTCCCGCAGCATTTTCTTATTAATTAAATAAAATATCAGCC includes the following:
- the cas2 gene encoding CRISPR-associated endonuclease Cas2 — encoded protein: MYAIIVYDIKVERVNKVKGYLRKHLNWIQNSVFEGDITLSELEIIKKGLKDIINKNEDSVIIFTVRSEKAFKRQVLGIEKAPISGIL